In Nicotiana tabacum cultivar K326 chromosome 17, ASM71507v2, whole genome shotgun sequence, one DNA window encodes the following:
- the LOC107829989 gene encoding patatin-like protein 1 gives MENEAAGSSRVAMPPPNTGTLITILTIDGGGIRGIIPGVILSYLESQLQELDGKDARIADYFDLIAGTSTGGLVTAMLAAPNKDKRPLYAAKDITPFYLEHSPKIFPQISGPLAGIINLTKAMGGPKYDGKYLHKLIKGILGGTRLHDTLTAVVIPTFDIKKLQPVIFSSYEAILKPDLDAELADICISTSAAPTFLPAYGFKNKDAQDNEREFNLIDGGVAANNPTLVAIGEVTKQVLMQHADLFPIKPMDYGRFLVISLGTGNAKNEHKYNAQMAAKWGLLSWLFNDNSTPIIDAFNQASADMVDFHNFVVFKALHSDDKYLRIQDDTLTGNLASVDIATKENLQGLVKVGEHLLEKPVSKINLDKGVYEAVENGGTNKEALQRFAKILSDERKLREFNAGSRLV, from the exons ATGGAAAACGAAGCAGCTGGATCATCTCGAGTTGCAATGCCGCCTCCCAACACAGGGACGCTGATAACCATTCTGACCATCGATGGGGGAGGAATAAGAGGAATCATTCCGGGGGTTATCCTTTCATATCTTGAATCACAACTACAG GAGTTGGACGGTAAAGATGCAAGAATCGCGGATTATTTTGACTTGATTGCAGGAACAAGCACTGGTGGCCTAGTAACAGCAATGTTAGCTGCACCAAACAAAGATAAACGCCCTTTATACGCTGCCAAAGATATTACTCCATTTTATCTTGAGCACTCCCCCAAAATCTTTCCCCAGATCAG TGGACCATTAGCGGGGATCATAAATCTAACCAAAGCAATGGGAGGACCTAAATATGACGGGAAATATCTTCACAAACTTATAAAGGGTATCTTAGGAGGTACCAGGTTGCATGATACATTAACTGCCGTCGTAATTCCAACTTTTGACATCAAGAAACTTCAGCCAGTTATTTTCAGCTCATATGAG GCAATCTTGAAACCTGATTTGGATGCCGAACTGGCGGACATTTGTATTAGTACCTCGGCAGCACCAACTTTTCTACCTGCCTATGGTTTCAAGAACAAGGATGCTCAAGATAATGAACGAGAATTCAACCTAATTGATGGTGGTGTCGCTGCTAATAACCCA ACATTGGTCGCAATTGGTGAGGTGACCAAGCAAGTATTGATGCAGCACGCAGACTTATTCCCTATCAAGCCAATGGATTATGGTCGCTTTCTGGTAATATCACTTGGGACAGGCAATGCAAAGAACGAGCACAAATACAATGCCCAAATGGCTGCCAAGTGGGGATTACTTAGCTGGCTTTTTAATGACAACTCTACACCAATTATAGATGCTTTTAATCAAGCAAGCGCTGATATGGTTGATTTTCACAACTTTGTGGTTTTCAAAGCTCTTCACTCGGACGATAAGTACCTTCGTATCCAG GATGACACCTTGACGGGGAACTTGGCCTCAGTTGACATAGCCACAAAGGAAAACTTACAAGGCCTCGTCAAGGTTGGAGAACACCTGCTGGAAAAACCAGTTTCAAAGATTAACTTGGACAAAGGAGTTTATGAAGCAGTTGAAAATGGAGGAACCAACAAGGAAGCTCTTCAGAG GTTTGCGAAGATACTGTCGGACGAGAGAAAATTACGCGAGTTCAATGCCGGTAGCCGGTTGGTCTAA